The window TTGACCCCAAAGACTAAATATACTTTCATTAAGAATTTAgtccctgattttttttcccaccatGGCCTCAGTCTTCActccaaaagacaaaaaagcaaCTTCTAGTTAGGGCCTAAGGCCTAGGAGCTGGCTGGTTCCAGCAGCAGACCACTGTGCAGTAACCACCCTGGCTATCCCTACCCTTGTTAACCTCTCTCCACCTTTCCCCTGACAGCCCCTGGCTAACAGACCAGAAGAGGGGCAGAGTTTTCACTACCCTgattcctctctcttctctgttgcAGGCTGCCTCAGGCCAGGCCCCCACGGCCCCGCTCTGCccctgccttttctcctatttccTGTAGTCTGTCTGACTCCCCATCCCGGATTTGTTACAGTGGGGGGCCCTTGGGCCAACCTGAGGTTTGTTTTGTCCCTAAATCTCCCCTACTGACTGTTTCTCCCCGGGTCTGATAATGCCTTTACATTCATGCCCAGGATATAGCCCTAAGATGGGGAAACACAGTGAGAAATATGCCAGTCCCCTCCCTCAGCTGCTGATTCCATGTGACAACCATAACTCCTTGGAATGTCAGCCACACTGTCTGAGGCATTGCAGAGCATCACCTTGAGACAGGACAAAACAGGAACCTgccaccccttccctccctccacagcACAAGATTTTGGGACCACAAAAAAgtattatctatatttttgtaTTGGGGGGAGGGAGTAGAAAAGAAATCAGCCCCTATGCTGGGCCCTATTCAGTGGCAGCTTCTTGTTCCATAGGGTTCAAGAAGACTTTGAGGAAATAAAAGTTGTTTGGAAAAATCCAGGTGTAGTTGCTTTGTATGCTGTGATGGGCAGAAGGGATGAGGTGAAGTGTGAAGGCCCCTCACACCCTCCATCTTGCCTCAGACTATGTCCTGGAACCCTAGAAAAGAGGGGGAAAGACCTGAGGTAAGGAAAATGCTGCAGCTTTCCTCTGGGGAATCCTTCGGGAGTCAACTCCCATTCAGCCTGTTCCCCTTTACATTTTTGACCCACGCTTAAAGTTGGTTCCCAGGTCCCCCCCACCCCTTTCTCATATGGCTTAGGTCTACAGTAGCCAAACCCTCAATCAGTCACCCTGGCCTCAACACGGAAATACAATTCTACATCTTTCACCCCCTCACCAAAAAATTCTGCCTAAATAAGGCTTAAACAACCTGGGAAAATGAGGGCTATTTAAGTGAAGAGCCCAAATCCTCAATTTGGAGGGTATCCTCAGTACTTTTGTTCCTACCGGTGTCAGTGCCTCCTTGTAACCCTACCCCGAACTTGGGCATCTACCTACTGGGGACTACAAGAAGATGGGTACTGCGGAGGATTAGGAAATCCACTCCCATTCTAGCAGGGAGCAATTTAGGAGGAGGGGGCGAGGCATTGCAAGGCACTCTCTACGTGGATAAAGGGCCCAGTTCTTCTGGACTATATCATGCTTGGCCCGATAAGTTCTGATTTGAAGTTTCGAACTCTGTGGCCTCACCACTCGGCTCTCTGGGGGCTGGGCGCTACAGCCCCGGACCATTACCTGGGGCGGAAAAAGCGCCACTTTCATTCCTGCTTCTTGGGATTGTTGACGGCCACATAGTGATAGAGAACGACAAGCAAGAAGAGCGACACGCCCAGCATGTTGGCGAAGATGGCGAGCTGCACGTCCGTGATCATCCTGCGGAGAAGAGGAGGGACTGAGCCTTGGACCGGCACACTCCCCGCCCTCCCAAGGACCCGTCCTCGCCCCCACGGGCCAGCCACAGCAGCGCTGGCCCTGGGACGGCGCCTGCGTGCCTCTCACCTGATCAGCTCCACTGGGCTCCAACGCCGTCTGCGCACAAGCCCGAGGTAGGAGACCCGGGCCGGAACTTCGTAGCGCCAGCTCAGTCCCAAACCAGCCTCTTCCGGCCGGACGGCGCTGTCGAACGGCCTCTCTAGCCCGCCGTCTCGCCTGCTCCGCGCGTCGCGCCCGCCCTCGCCGGGGGCCGGGTCTAGGGCGGGGTCTCGGGCGGGGCTGCGGTGGGAGGGCCGGACCCAGGGGTGGGGCGGGGTTCGGGACCGCACAGCTGGCCGCAGCTGGCCGTAGCTGGCGCGGCCGCGGACCGGGTTAGCGACGCTGCGGTGGCCGTTTTCCCCGAGCGCAGGAGTGGGCTAGGGCGAGGGtgcggcggcggggccgggcgggaTACTCGGCTCCaactcctccttcctgccccggCCCCCCGAACCGCTGCCCACCCGTCGTTTCCCGGCCCGGCCCAGCCAGGTGCTTCCTTTGGGTCCTGCCCTCAGTGTTCCCGCCCTGGCTCGGGCAGCGAGGacgggggtgggaggtgggaggcggTGTAGAATGGGGACAGGCCTGGGGCTGCCGAGTGCTCCTCTCTCCGGCGCCAGCCTTTCTGACCCACAGCAACCAAGCAGAACGACCCTGCCTGCGGTCTGACCGGTGCCTGCTTTACCCgggctccctccctccaccccgcCCTCTGAGGTGGGCGTCGAAATAGGGTGGACCCTCCTGGAATCAAAACTCAAACCGTAGGACTTCGGCCAAGTGGGAAATCACCCCCCGGATgtgagggagggggaagaggggaatggagaaggagaaggagggttGGGCCAAGCAAGAGGGGTCGTGGGTTCGGGGCAGAGTGGGTCGCCGAGGAGAAAAAAGATAGATGGCGGCAGGTACAGGACCAAGGGTCTCTGGCGAGGAAGGAGGCACCCTGGAACTGTACAACCATATGCCCAGCCAGAACCTTCTTCCCCCCTCGCTCCTTGCTTTCTCTCAGCTTCACCATAAAAGGGAACGGCACAGAGCCAGGCTGGGGCCGGGGGCTGGGCTGTTGCTCTGGAGCTGTCAGGGGTAATGGAAGCCAGTTGCTTTGCGGTAAGGGGGGCCGGGGCTCAGGGGAGGCCTCTGCTTCTCTGAGCCAAAGAAAACTCTACAGGAGCTGCCATGGGGCTGGGACAGGGGACCAACTTGCTGTCTGTGTGCTCTGAGCTGGGGATGCACTAGCCGGAAATGGGCTTCTCTGGCGTGGCCTGGACCATTAGCAGTTTGTCCTCATGCTTGAGCCCAGTGGCTCCTAAGCACGTTCTCTGCCTTTAGTAGTCTATAGTTCTCCTGGCCTCCCCCATCTAATTCCTAGCCCCCACCCAGTGTTTCCCAAAcgttccttatttatttatttgggggtttttgtttgtttttttagggggggtggttattttctttcttttctttttctttttcttttttttttttttttgagacagtcttgctctgtcgccctggcttgagtgctgtggcatcagcctagctcacagcaacctcaaactcctgggctcaagagatcctcctgcctcagtctcccaagtagctgggaatacaggctcaagccaccacactcggctaattttttctatttttactagagatggggtctcactcttgctcaggctggtcttgaactcctgagctcaagcaatcttcccgccttggcctcccagagtgctaggattataggcgtgagccactgtgcccggccaagttTCATATTTAGAATCCCAAGCCCAcatccccccccacacacacataacacTGATGAAACCCCATACAGGTACTCCCTTATGCATGCCTCAGTGAGCAGTCTGCTCCCAACTTTGTTCTGGGAGAGTGAGGGTCTAAATTTTAAGGATTACACATCAATATGCTTCATGTCTCCTGGAAATTTGAAGTGGTCCAAGCCCAACCAAACACTTAGGTCTACTGTTGAATCAGAACTAGacctccctttttaaaataagctcTACCCCTAGGCTGACCCTGGAAGTTAAACATTCTAGACTGCAAATGAACATGAGAGAAGGCCTtgaaagtgtttcagatttccAAGGCTGTCCTAAAACCAACTGACCCAGGTGCATAGTATCCTAGACTGTCAGAGCTGAAGGGGGccttcaaaatcattttataaagaacgaaactgaggcccaaaaggTAATTGATTTGACCAAGTTTCCACAATTGGTTAAAGACAGTTTCACCTATTCCTCTTGCCTCCATTCCACATTCCATGTCAGACTGTTGACTCAATAGGCTGTCCTAGGATCAGTGACAAGAGGAAACGGATTTGTTTTAGAACCACCCAGAAATGTCCTTCATCTCCCAGAACTTCCTGTGCCTAGGTCAGCGAGTCTATATCAGCCTTGAATGGGTCATTTGGCCTAGTGCCTggaagaactgaaataaaaatggtcTCCGGGGGCTGAACTAGACTCAACTAAGAACTGACAAATCTTGAAAAAAGCTTGGACAGAATAGTGTGTGGGAAGTGAGATGGGCGAAGCTTTACCCTGGGGGCACTTGTGGTGATGATGGAGGTAGCACTTGTAGAGCTGAATCTCTGATTAGTGTGACATTTTCAAGGAAAGGACATGAGGCTAGGATTAGGCTCAGGAGTGAGAAACCAACAAGACCTGGGAAAGGGGGGACTGAGTCCAGGGAGGTCACCCTCTAAAGTATTATAGCTGGAGGAAGGgttggaaagaaaagggaagtgaATGCATTTGGGGAAGGGTGGGCTTTTGCTCAAAACTCCCCACAAGCTTCCCAGATTCCCATCTGGGTTGACATGACCCAAGGTCCAATTCACATTATTccaccttttttccccctcccaatATTCAGTCCTCTGACAGAGAGGTTACACATAAAATGCTCCTTATTGACCCCTGGCTGTTCTGGCTCTGGAAACATGAGCTCATTGCTCTGTCAGTGAtcgttgaatgaatgagtaagtTGCCTAGTATGGCCAAGATTTCCCACTGGCACTCTATCCTTGGAAATCCCCCATCTTGGAGAGGttgtaaaataaaatcctgtcCTGGTGCCCCAGGAACTTAGCCTTTTTTGGTGTCAGGAACTCTTGCCAACTGCTTTGGATATTTGTGGCTGCCTGCCAATACCACTACCAccgccaccactgccaccactgcagTCTACTCAGCCTTCACCTCCATTGCAGCCTGCTTGCCCACTTTCAAGCCAGCAATGGGAATGTTCCTCCCCAGTGAACCCAGAGCCACTGATTGCTTTGTGACCTCACAAACATTCATGTCAGCTCCTAGGTTTTGGCTCCTAATGACAAGACTAAATGAAATGCAACCTACTGCAAGCATAGTTCAAAGCCAACATTTTTTACTCGACACACTTGAATTGTacaacagatttttaaacttCAGGGGGCAGGCGAGGGAATGGGTGATGACTGGGCAGTGATAAGATGGCTAGGATGACTTTTTAGGTTGCCAGAGGCCCCctgaagggagaggagaggggaaagagaagagaaagcaagcCTATAGCAGCAGCTGGGGCAATCTGGAGGGAAGCGGGTTGGCTTTCTGCCAGAGCCAGACTAGGGCCCAGAACTGATACAGAGACCAGGGACAAAGCTGTAACCTTCCACTGACAACTTCTTTGAAAGCAGGATCTCCTGTGATCATTTCCTTCAAGTGTACCTGTCTGCTGATCCTCAAGCTTCTAAGGGCCAGCCACAAATTTCCATTTCTGTTGATTCCAGAATTTACTTTCACCACTCTTTCTTTTCACCCACATCTCTCCCAGCCATCCAGGTCACATTCTGGGCCATAGGACATCAGAGGCAGATCACTCAGAGTCACATTGAAGATTTGGTGGCATCCATTCTCACACCTTCCAGTTATTGCCCTGCAAATAGTTCCCAGAATCAAGGTCTACATTTCTAACCATCTCCTGGACATTTATGTCCACTGGAATGTGTTATTCTTATCTTAAATTCAGTGTATCCAAACTAAGGTCACCTTTCTTTCTGAAACCTGTTCTCTTCTCAACTTCCCCATCCTGGCTCAAACCCTGGAATTTTCTCTGGTGTCTCCTTTCATCTGGTCCCTCATGACCCAGGCAGTGGCCAAGCAGTCACaactttcccttcctttccatgGTCACTGATACCACCAGAGCCCAAGTTTGCATCACTTTGCAGTGCAGAATTTGGAAGGGACCCTGGACTACACACAGACTCCCAGTGCTGTCATGGGATTCACTAACTAGTTATAACACTAGTTAGTGGCGGAACCAGGACTAGATTCATATGCTCCGACACCCTATTCATTGTTCTTACTAACAAtatcttcttctttctttatatgtgtatattcttCTCCTCAAAAACTTGTAATGCAACCTCCTAACCAGTCATTTGGGCCTCTCCCTCATTTGTCCACAATTTACCTCTCTGACTCTGTCCCACTTCTTCCTGTCAGAAAAAagaggtaacatttattgagtatttaccatttgccaggcactgttctggaatgctttacatacattaatttacttaatcctcacaaaccTAGGATGGAGAGTACTACTATTATTcctatattacagatgaggaaaccaagacagaCCACTTTTCCTGAGCTTAAAATCTCTCCCTTATCTTTGTTCTTCACTTGCCTCCCCGCCAATCCGGTTTAGGTTCTATCTTTTCCTTCAGCTCTCCTTTGAGCACCTGCAGCAGTCAACCATCTTTTCCCTCCTCTTAGCCAGAACATGCATCATTCCCCTGTCCTGTCCCCTTGGCACTTGGTCTGCTGTGCCTGTGGCAGTTCTCTGTTTGGGGGCTTGTGTCCCATTCCCCAACAGCCTCAGCTGCTCCTTAGTGGACAGTGCCTTTGCTACCTGGACACCtccacggtgcctggcacacagcatccccctgtctcctctgcttctctctcccaaGCATCTCACCACGTGGGAGACTCTGGTGCAAAACACAGTGCTGAGGGCCAGATGGCAAAGGGGGCCATGCTGACAGGTCCGGACAGCTCAGGAGAAGCTTTCAGGTCAGCCTGATGGTTCTTTGCCCTGCTACAAAGAGGACATCAGACTTGCCTCCAGGTTAGGGAGTGACTTCCTTTGGTGCTGTACAGATAGGTCCCAATTTACCCCCACACACCCCGCCCAGTTATTGCCGACCTTCACTAAGACCAGCCTGGGACCCCTATTTATTTGGTCCTTTAAGaaacattctttctcttcttgccCATGTCCCCTCCACTGCTTGATAGAAGACTACTCTCTATTTCCAgatccttttcttcctcttcttttttc of the Lemur catta isolate mLemCat1 chromosome 4, mLemCat1.pri, whole genome shotgun sequence genome contains:
- the OST4 gene encoding dolichyl-diphosphooligosaccharide--protein glycosyltransferase subunit 4 — translated: MITDVQLAIFANMLGVSLFLLVVLYHYVAVNNPKKQE